One stretch of Accipiter gentilis chromosome 20, bAccGen1.1, whole genome shotgun sequence DNA includes these proteins:
- the BASP1 gene encoding brain acid soluble protein 1 isoform X1, translating to MVSAFPIHRQNFLLLVFWPALSSNMGGKLSKKKKGYSVNDEKAKDKDKKAEGAATEEEETPKEAEDAQQTTETTEVKENNKEEKGEKDTQVAANKTEEKEGEKEKTVTQEETQKPEPEKSEAVVDGKVEPQKTNEQAPKQEEPTAASAPAASSEAPKTSEPSNDAKASQPSEATAPSKADDKSKEEGEAKKTEAPATPAAQETKSEVAPASDSKPSSSEAAPSSKETAATAAPSSTAKASDPAAPPEEAKPSEVPATNSDQTIAVQD from the coding sequence AGCTCCAACATGGGAGGCAAACTGAGCAAGAAGAAGAAGGGGTACAGCGTCAATGATGAAAAAGCTAAAGACAAAGACAAGAAGGCTGAAGGAGCAGCAACTGAGGAAGAGGAGACTCCAAAGGAGGCTGAGGATGCTCAGCAAACCACAGAGACCACAGAAGTGAAGGAGAACAACAAGGAGGAGAAGGGCGAAAAGGATACTCAGGTCGCTGCCAATAAGAcggaagaaaaagaaggggagaaggagaaaacagtGACCCAGGAAGAAACCCAGAAACCAGAACCAGAGAAGTCGGAGGCTGTTGTCGATGGGAAAGTAGAGCCACAGAAGACCAACGAACAGGCACCCAAGCAAGAGGAGCCgactgcagcctctgctcccgCTGCCAGTAGCGAAGCGCCCAAAACTTCTGAGCCTAGCAACGATGCAAAAGCTTCCCAGCCTTCAGAAGCCACAGCTCCCAGTAAAGCAGATGACAAGAGCAAAGAGGAAGGGGAAGCCAAAAAGACTGAGGCTCCCGCAACGCCCGCAGCCCAAGAAACTAAAAGCGAAGTGGCCCCAGCTTCAGACTCAAAACCTAGCAGCAGCGAGGCTGCGCCTTCTTCCAAGGAGACCGCGGCGACAGCAGCACCTAGTTCCACTGCTAAGGCCTCGGACCCTGCAGCCCCACCAGAGGAAGCGAAACCTTCTGAAGTTCCAGCGACTAATTCGGATCAAACCATAGCAGTGCAAGATTAA
- the BASP1 gene encoding brain acid soluble protein 1 isoform X2, with the protein MGGKLSKKKKGYSVNDEKAKDKDKKAEGAATEEEETPKEAEDAQQTTETTEVKENNKEEKGEKDTQVAANKTEEKEGEKEKTVTQEETQKPEPEKSEAVVDGKVEPQKTNEQAPKQEEPTAASAPAASSEAPKTSEPSNDAKASQPSEATAPSKADDKSKEEGEAKKTEAPATPAAQETKSEVAPASDSKPSSSEAAPSSKETAATAAPSSTAKASDPAAPPEEAKPSEVPATNSDQTIAVQD; encoded by the coding sequence ATGGGAGGCAAACTGAGCAAGAAGAAGAAGGGGTACAGCGTCAATGATGAAAAAGCTAAAGACAAAGACAAGAAGGCTGAAGGAGCAGCAACTGAGGAAGAGGAGACTCCAAAGGAGGCTGAGGATGCTCAGCAAACCACAGAGACCACAGAAGTGAAGGAGAACAACAAGGAGGAGAAGGGCGAAAAGGATACTCAGGTCGCTGCCAATAAGAcggaagaaaaagaaggggagaaggagaaaacagtGACCCAGGAAGAAACCCAGAAACCAGAACCAGAGAAGTCGGAGGCTGTTGTCGATGGGAAAGTAGAGCCACAGAAGACCAACGAACAGGCACCCAAGCAAGAGGAGCCgactgcagcctctgctcccgCTGCCAGTAGCGAAGCGCCCAAAACTTCTGAGCCTAGCAACGATGCAAAAGCTTCCCAGCCTTCAGAAGCCACAGCTCCCAGTAAAGCAGATGACAAGAGCAAAGAGGAAGGGGAAGCCAAAAAGACTGAGGCTCCCGCAACGCCCGCAGCCCAAGAAACTAAAAGCGAAGTGGCCCCAGCTTCAGACTCAAAACCTAGCAGCAGCGAGGCTGCGCCTTCTTCCAAGGAGACCGCGGCGACAGCAGCACCTAGTTCCACTGCTAAGGCCTCGGACCCTGCAGCCCCACCAGAGGAAGCGAAACCTTCTGAAGTTCCAGCGACTAATTCGGATCAAACCATAGCAGTGCAAGATTAA